One segment of Anguilla anguilla isolate fAngAng1 chromosome 1, fAngAng1.pri, whole genome shotgun sequence DNA contains the following:
- the LOC118225914 gene encoding MARCKS-related protein 1-B-like — translation MGSQSSKGGMTIETKAAVADPTAAKINGQENGHVKTNGDVSAKPDGDAAAAAANGNGSAEAAAKEAETGAGDAIEPAPAAEGEAAKAEGGEAAPKETKKKKLFSLKNSFKFKGITLKKSKKPGAEAKEEAAAAANGAAAAAGEEKPAENESAAPAAEEEEEKKEKKEEEAAAPTTAEPVAAAAAAAEQEEVKAEAAPPAEEASAAAEPAKAVEEPPAVKAEEPAAAAEPAVAEPTAAEDTTPAPSEANDE, via the exons ATGGGTTCGCAATCGTCCAAGGGTGGAATGACCATCGAAACAAAAGCCGCCGTTGCCGACCCGACTGCCGCTAAAATTAATGGCCAG GAGAACGGCCATGTCAAGACAAACGGCGACGTGTCGGCCAAGCCCGACggagacgccgccgccgccgctgccaaCGGCAACGGCTCCGCGGAGGCGGCCGCCAAGGAGGCCGAGACCGGCGCGGGGGACGCCATCGAGCCGGCGCCCGCGGCCGAGGGCGAGGCGGCCAAGGCGGAGGGCGGCGAGGCCGCGCCCAAGGAGACCAAGAAGAAGAAGCTCTTCTCCCTGAAGAACTCCTTCAAGTTCAAGGGCATCACGCTGAAGAAGTCCAAGAAGCCCGGCGCGGAGGCTAAGGaggaggccgccgccgccgccaatggcgccgccgccgccgccggcgagGAGAAGCCGGCGGAGAACGAGTCCGCGGCGCCGgcggccgaggaggaggaggagaagaaggagaagaaggaggaggaggcggcggctcCGACGACGGCAGAGCCGGTTGccgcggcagcagcagcagcagagcaggaggaggtcAAGGCGGAAGCCGCGCCCCCCGCGGAGGAGGCCAGCGCGGCGGCCGAACCCGCCAAAGCCGTTGAGGAGCCCCCCGCCGTCAAGGCGGAGgagcccgccgccgccgccgagccgGCTGTCGCCGAGCCCACCGCGGCCGAGGACACGACACCCGCGCCCTCCGAAGCCAACGACGAGTGA